The genomic DNA GCCAAGTACTTTAAAGAGGTTGATAAGAAACAGTTAAAAAAGAATAATCTGGATGAAGAGAAAAAATAGGTTTTAGGTGTTAGGTTTTAGGGATTAGGTGTCTGTAGAAGGGATAACAAAAAGAAATCACAGATTTACACTGATAAAAATAAGATAAACACAGATTAAAAAATGCAATGTAAAAAAAACGGGAAGTAGCAGAGGTAATTATATGAAGGCATTAGTAATTGTTCCGACCTATAATGAAGCAGAAAATATACAGAGACTCATACAAGAAATCCTCTCGAAAGACGAACGTATCGAGTTGTTGATCATTGATGATAATTCTCCGGATGGAACTGCAGCTCTTGTTGAGGGATTAATGCCGGAAAACTCGAGACTTCACCTCATGAAAAGAGAATCTAAACTTGGTCTCGGTTCTGCCTATATTGCCGGATTTAAATATGCTTTAGAAAGAGATTACAGCTATATATTTGAAATGGACGGTGATTTCTCGCATGATCCTAACGTTTTACCGATTATGCTCCAAGAAATAGAAAATAATGATCTCGTGATTGGGTCACGATATGTTCCCGGTGGTTCTGTTATCAATTGGCCAATCAGAAGATTGTTGCTTAGTTACATTGCTTCACAATATGTGAGAGTAATAACCGGGATGCAGATCAAGGACACTACAAGCGGTTTTAAATGCTATCGCAGAGAAGTTATACAGGATCTGGATCTCAATAAAATAATGTCTGACGGCTATGCCTTTCAGGTTGAGATAAAATACCGTATCTGGTTAAGAAAAAAGCGGATCAAAGAAATCCCGATCATCTTTAATGATAGGATCAACGGACATTCCAAGATGTCACGCAAGATCGTCTATGAAGCGATCTGGATGGTTTGGCGTCTAAGGTTTTTGGCTTTATTCAAGAAATTATGACTCTCGTTCATCATGAAATACTTCCCAGTCTGAAGATTGAAAAGATCGTCTATAAGGGTTTGGGATTAGGTTTTTATAAAAAATCCCCCATCTTTGTCTATCAAGGCATTCCCGGTGATGATCTGAAGGTAAGATTAGTTCATAAAAGGGGAGATGTTTATTTTGGAGAGATAGTATCATATAACAAAAGGTCTGATCTTCATATTCCTGTAAGGTGTGAAGCGTTTAAAGATTGTGGCGGGTGTGATTGGTTGCCCCTCAAATATGAAGATCAATTGAGATTCAAACAACAGATCTTCAATGAATTCTTTGAACAATATGGTAACAAAGAAGCAATATTTCAGGATATTGAGCCGTCACCGAAAATCGATTATTATAGGAATAAGATCTTTCTTCCCGTATCATCGACTAATGATGGGCTGATAGCGGGAATGTATACCAGACGAAGTCATACAGTCATTCCTCATCAGAGATGTTATTTACAACCAGAAGACTCGGATAGAATAGTTGAACTATGCTTGAAACTGCTAAACAAAGCACATGTTTCTGCATATAATGAAAAGACCAACAAAGGAACGATCCGATACATCGGGCTACGATATAGCGAAGCAAATGATAAGTATCTGGTGATCTTAGTAACTAATACCAGAAAACTTCCCTTCTTCAATACAATAGTTAAAGGATTAGTAACCGAGTTTCCCGAAATAATCGGAGTTGTACAAAATATCAATGAAGGAAAAACGAACAGAATTCTCGGAGAGGAGACCAAATCGCTTTATGGAAGCGAATATCTGGAAGAGAAGGTCGGTGAAATAACCTTTAGGACTCATTATTCATCTTTTTTTCAGGTCAATACCGGACAAACAGCCAAGATTCTGGAGTTCATCAAGCAAGAACTCTCCTCGGAAGATATTGTAGTAGACGCCTATAGCGGTATTGGAACGATAGGGGTCTATATTGCCGATAGAGTAGAAAAAGTAATCTGTCTGGAAGAGCATAGTTTATCTGTCAAAGATGGAATAGAAAATGCTCAAATGAATAACGCAGCAAACTGCAAGTTTTATAAGAGCAAAGTTGAAAAGGAGATCAAACGGCTTCTGGAAAAGTCTTCTGCTAATGTAATAGTTCTTGATCCACCCCGTAAAGGGGTAGATAAGAAAGTTATCGATGCTATTACAGAGAGTAGAGTTGAAAAGATCATCTACTTGAGTTGTGATATAGCAACTCAGAAACGCGATCTGGAATTGTTACTGAAGGGTGGCTTTAAGGTCAACAAGATCAAACCCTTTGATATGTTCCCTCATACCTATCACATTGAAAATGCAGTCATCATGACTCGTTCTTTATAGTAACTATTTCAAATATGAAAGCTCGATACATTTTATCATTCTTATTAATCATTATTCTAACAGGTTGTTCAGGTCCTCAGCTATCTTATAATGAATATACAAACATAGATACCACTTATCCTCAACAAGAAAAGCTAACAGAACCTGATGTTATGATTATAACGCGAGGAAATAGTAGTTTTACCCTACACCCGAAAGCACATTATAGGGTAGGAGCAGTTGTCAGAAGCAAAAGAGGGTACCGTTTTGATGCAATGTCAAAGATCTCTCCTTATGATTTTGCTCTTGTCTGGGGAGTCTTAGCTGATAAACACTTCTATCAACAGGTCAGAATAAGCCAAGGGAGAAGAAGGTACTTCTTCAAGCCCAAAAGAAGTTCCCATTTATCTCTCGATTGGGTTTATGTAAATTCCAGCAATCACCATGTTATACCGGCAAATGTTAATATTAAAAGAGCATTGAGAAGAGTTAAAAAGAACGATATTATTGAGTTAGAAGGTTATCTGGTCGATATTCATGCCGTTATCAAAGGTAGGACTCACACTTGGAATACCAGTCTGACCAGAGATGATCGAGGGGACGGTTCTTGTGAGATCATGTATGTCCGAAAAGTGAAGATAAATTATAATGTTTATGAATAGATCATAGTTTATTACCATTTTGATAGAGGTTAATATTAAGAGAAACAACTTTTTAAATTCACTAAAAGATTCCAAAAGTAAAGTCACAGAGCAAGGAAGCAGCCAATAAAAGTTTGACAAATAACGTTTCATCGGGGAATTGTAATTTATTGCTAATTAGACAATTATAACCTGTAGTATGGTTATCGCCAAGTTACTTGGGGGAGGGATTTAATACCAGTAGAGGAGATATATGTATAAAGCATATTTTCTACATAATTATCGAGATATTGAACAGGTCAAGAATCTAACAACAGAGGAGAGATTTGATATAGAGGTAGTTGGTAATGTTCTCCCTTTCAAGGTGAATAGCTATGTTATAGATGAGTTAATCAATTGGGATAAGGTACCTAACGATCCTGTATATACTCTAACTTTTCCACGTCGAGAGATGTTGCTACCTGAGCATTATGACAAAATTGCTCAACTTCTGAGGAATAAAGCTTCCCGAGAATTGGTTATTCAAACTGCTAATGAAATCAGGAATCAGTTGAATCCTCATCCTGCCGGACAGACCGACCTTAATGTTCCAAGATTAGATAGAAAGAAGATCTATGGGATCCAGCATAAATATCGAGAAACAGCCCTCTTTTTCCCCAGTGAAGGGCAAACCTGTCATGCTTACTGCACTTTCTGTTTCCGTTGGCCACAGTTTGTTGGATGGAAAGATCTTCGTTTTGCCTCCAAAGAAGCTGCGCAGTTGGTGGCTTACCTTAAAAAGCATGAAGAGATATCCGATCTGCTCTTTACCGGTGGTGATCCAATGGTAATGAAAGCCGAAGATCTGGAATATTATATTGATCATCTGCTGACTGATGAGTTATCGCATATCAAACATATCCGTATAGGAACCAAAGTCCTCTCTTACTGGCCTTACAGGTTCTTGTCCGATCCTGACAGCGATGATCTGTTACGGACTTTAGAGAAAGTAGTTAAAGCCGGTAAACATCTCGCTTTGATGGTGCATTTCAATCATTATCGAGAACTAGAGACAGAAGCGGTAGAGAAGGCAACGAAACGATTGCATAATATCGGCGCTATCTTAAGAACGCAAGCACCTATTTTGAGAAATATCAATGCTGAAACCGAAACATGGAAAAAGATGTGGGAAAAGCAAGTAGATATGGGGATGATCCCTTACTACATGTTCGTTGTACGAGATACCGGTGCTCAGCATTATTTTGGTGTTCCTTTAGTAGAGTCATGGGAGATATTCCGGCATGCTTATAATAGCGTGAGTGGTCTTTGCAGAACGGTCAGAGGACCGAGTATGTCCTGTATTCCCGGTAAAGTACAGGTATTAGGTGTAGCCGAAGTGAAAGGTGAAAAAGTAATCGTTATGAGAATGCTGCAAGGTAGAAATCCGGATTGGGTTCACCGGCCATTCTTTGCCCAATATGACGAAAAGGCAGCTTGGATAGATTGTTTGAAACCTGCTTTTGGTGAAGAAAAATTCTTCTTTGAAGATCAATTGAAGAAGATCTATAAGCAAAAAATAGAAGACGACAGTTCCAGCAGTTACGAATAAATATTTGCATATAATTTAACTATCTGCGAATAAAAACAATCTCCTCACCTTTAAATATCACAGTACTCTGTTGATTACGTGCCGGTAATTTACGAAAAAATATAAAACCAGATTTTCTTGCTCCGGGTAGAATATCGCCATAGTGAAAAGCTTCCTGCATAAAACTGACTCGAGAAGCAAGTCTATCGCCGGTGAATGTATCAGTTCTATCAGGAAACGGACTGAATTTATCCAACAAGAAATCATCATAAAAAAGAATCTCCGATACTTCTGATACCGTTATAGCATCATATTGATTTGTCTCCTGATCCAACAGGATTATATCAGAGGGAGAAATAGTTATTGTTTGTAGAGATTGATTTTTTACTATAACGTGATAAGTAGTAAAAAAATCAGATAGTCTCTGTGGATCTCTGGTCCAAGTTCTGGCACTGATAGCGAAGGCAATATTCTCTACCTCTATGAGCGCATAGTTGTCAACCACACTTATTCTATCGGTAGCTTGAGGATAGTATCTGGTAGTACAACTATTTAGCAGAATTGAAGACAGTACTATTAGAAGCAGAGTCGATATTTTTATGACAGGGAAGGGAAATTTCCCTTCCTTGTCATTACTGAAACCTATTACATAGATTGTATCTATGATTAGTTTACTCATCCTCATTTTTTTTGTTATTATTAAACTTAAGCGTTACTTGCTCTTCTTTGGTGACCTCTTCTTCTTCATTTACTTCTGGAGCAGGTTTTTTCTCTTTTTTAGGTAGTGGGGTTGCTTTAACCGGTTTATCTTCTGCTATGACCTCATTGTTATCTTCGTTGTCGTTAGCAGTAATACAGGCAACATCAAAAACTTTGTCATCTTTCTTCAAAGAAACCAGCCGTACACCCTGCGTGTTTCTACCGATTATTGACATCTCTTTAACTGAGTGTCGTAAAATCATTCCCTCTTTTGTTACGATCATCAGATCATCTGTATCGAGTACTTCCAAGAGAGCAACCAGATAACCATTTCTGGTCGTTGTCTTGATTGTTATGACCCCCTTAGTGCCACGATTTTTGACCGGATAGGAATCTTCTTTCGTTCTTTTCCCATAACCATTTTCACAGATAGCTAAGAGAGTACCGTTTCTTTTAGCAACTACCATTGATACTACGTAATCTCCTTCACGAGGTCGGATTCCTCTTACACCTTGAGAATTTCTTCCAACTGTTCGCACCTTTGTCTCATTAAAACGGTTGGCATAACCATTTCGAGTAGCAAGAATGATATCATTCGTACCTTCGGTGATTTGAGCATCTATCAACTCATCTTGTGCGATGAGCTTAATAGCAATAATACCAGAAGAACGAGGACGAGAATACGCTTCTAACGGTGTCTTTTTTATGATTCCGTTTTTTGTGACCATTATTAAGTAATGTGGTTGTTTGAAATCACGAGCAATGACGTGAGCTTTCACTGATTCTCCGGGTTCCATAGGGATTAGATTTACTATCGCCTTTCCCCGTGCTAATCTACCTACTTGAGGTATTTCGTAAACCTTGAGCCAATAACATTTTCCGTAGTTGGTAAAGAAAAGAATATAGTCATGAGTTGAAGCGACAAATAACTTCTCAGTGAAATCGGTATCTTTCAGATTAGTACCGGAGAGACCTTTACCACCACGTCGTTGCTGACGATACGTATCAATAGGCAATCTCTTTATATATCCTTCGTGAGATATTGTAACTACCATCTCTTCGTCGGCAATGAGGTCTTCTATCTCAAAATCGCTAACATGTTCGACTATTTCGGATCTTCGCGGATCAGAGTATTTTTTCTTTATCTCTTTTATCTCGTCCTTGATGATCTTCATTCTTAGTGACTCATTTGCTAAGATCTCTTTCAAGTGCTTTACCAGTTTTACCAATTCTTTATACTCATCTTCTACTTTTTCTCTTTCTAAACCGGTCAATTTCTGCAATCTCATATCTAAGATCGCTTTTGCTTGAATTTCAGTGAGAGAAAATTCGGTTTGTAGTCTTTCGTTAGCTTCTTGTACATTACCCGATTCTTTGATTGTTTTTATTATAGCATCTATATTCTCGAGTGCTATACGAAGACCTTCCAAGATATGTAATCTCTTTTCGGCATTCTCTAATTCATATTGAATCCGACGTGTGACTACCTCATGCCGGAAATCTATAAATTTACTAAGTAGTTCAGAGATATTGAGTACTTTTGGAACTCCGTCAACAAGTGTAAGATTGATCACTCCAAAAGATTCCTGTAATTGTGAGAACTTATATAATTGATTTAAGACTATCTGCGGATCTTCATTTCTTTTTACTTCGATTACCAGTCGCATTCCATCTCGGCCGGACTCATCTCTGATATCACTGATCCCTTCAATCTTCTTATCTTTAACAAGGTTAACAATTCTCTCTATCATAGAGGTCTTATTAACCTGATAGGGGATTTCGGATATAATGATCGATTCGCCACCGGAAGATCTCTTTTCTACGTCTG from Candidatus Cloacimonadota bacterium includes the following:
- a CDS encoding polyprenol monophosphomannose synthase, encoding MKALVIVPTYNEAENIQRLIQEILSKDERIELLIIDDNSPDGTAALVEGLMPENSRLHLMKRESKLGLGSAYIAGFKYALERDYSYIFEMDGDFSHDPNVLPIMLQEIENNDLVIGSRYVPGGSVINWPIRRLLLSYIASQYVRVITGMQIKDTTSGFKCYRREVIQDLDLNKIMSDGYAFQVEIKYRIWLRKKRIKEIPIIFNDRINGHSKMSRKIVYEAIWMVWRLRFLALFKKL
- the rlmD gene encoding 23S rRNA (uracil(1939)-C(5))-methyltransferase RlmD, translated to MTLVHHEILPSLKIEKIVYKGLGLGFYKKSPIFVYQGIPGDDLKVRLVHKRGDVYFGEIVSYNKRSDLHIPVRCEAFKDCGGCDWLPLKYEDQLRFKQQIFNEFFEQYGNKEAIFQDIEPSPKIDYYRNKIFLPVSSTNDGLIAGMYTRRSHTVIPHQRCYLQPEDSDRIVELCLKLLNKAHVSAYNEKTNKGTIRYIGLRYSEANDKYLVILVTNTRKLPFFNTIVKGLVTEFPEIIGVVQNINEGKTNRILGEETKSLYGSEYLEEKVGEITFRTHYSSFFQVNTGQTAKILEFIKQELSSEDIVVDAYSGIGTIGVYIADRVEKVICLEEHSLSVKDGIENAQMNNAANCKFYKSKVEKEIKRLLEKSSANVIVLDPPRKGVDKKVIDAITESRVEKIIYLSCDIATQKRDLELLLKGGFKVNKIKPFDMFPHTYHIENAVIMTRSL
- a CDS encoding lysine 2,3-aminomutase, which gives rise to MYKAYFLHNYRDIEQVKNLTTEERFDIEVVGNVLPFKVNSYVIDELINWDKVPNDPVYTLTFPRREMLLPEHYDKIAQLLRNKASRELVIQTANEIRNQLNPHPAGQTDLNVPRLDRKKIYGIQHKYRETALFFPSEGQTCHAYCTFCFRWPQFVGWKDLRFASKEAAQLVAYLKKHEEISDLLFTGGDPMVMKAEDLEYYIDHLLTDELSHIKHIRIGTKVLSYWPYRFLSDPDSDDLLRTLEKVVKAGKHLALMVHFNHYRELETEAVEKATKRLHNIGAILRTQAPILRNINAETETWKKMWEKQVDMGMIPYYMFVVRDTGAQHYFGVPLVESWEIFRHAYNSVSGLCRTVRGPSMSCIPGKVQVLGVAEVKGEKVIVMRMLQGRNPDWVHRPFFAQYDEKAAWIDCLKPAFGEEKFFFEDQLKKIYKQKIEDDSSSSYE
- the gyrA gene encoding DNA gyrase subunit A, coding for MTIDRSRIISIEIEDELKRAYLEYSMSVIVSRALPDIRDGLKPSQRRILYAMHELNLTPDKGFRKCAKIAGDTSGNYHPHGEQVIYPTLVRLAQPWNMRYPIINGQGNFGSIDGDPPAAMRYTEAKLEKIATDLLADLDKNTVDFRPNYDETREEPIIFPTRIPNLLVNGCSGIAVGMATNMPPHNLGEVCDALIALIDKRDMTPLELMDYIKGPDFPTGGSILGKAGIIDYFQTGYGKIRIRGKADVEKRSSGGESIIISEIPYQVNKTSMIERIVNLVKDKKIEGISDIRDESGRDGMRLVIEVKRNEDPQIVLNQLYKFSQLQESFGVINLTLVDGVPKVLNISELLSKFIDFRHEVVTRRIQYELENAEKRLHILEGLRIALENIDAIIKTIKESGNVQEANERLQTEFSLTEIQAKAILDMRLQKLTGLEREKVEDEYKELVKLVKHLKEILANESLRMKIIKDEIKEIKKKYSDPRRSEIVEHVSDFEIEDLIADEEMVVTISHEGYIKRLPIDTYRQQRRGGKGLSGTNLKDTDFTEKLFVASTHDYILFFTNYGKCYWLKVYEIPQVGRLARGKAIVNLIPMEPGESVKAHVIARDFKQPHYLIMVTKNGIIKKTPLEAYSRPRSSGIIAIKLIAQDELIDAQITEGTNDIILATRNGYANRFNETKVRTVGRNSQGVRGIRPREGDYVVSMVVAKRNGTLLAICENGYGKRTKEDSYPVKNRGTKGVITIKTTTRNGYLVALLEVLDTDDLMIVTKEGMILRHSVKEMSIIGRNTQGVRLVSLKKDDKVFDVACITANDNEDNNEVIAEDKPVKATPLPKKEKKPAPEVNEEEEVTKEEQVTLKFNNNKKNEDE